The Ignavibacteriales bacterium sequence AAAAAAAACATTGTCTCAGTGATTAACCCCGCGATTAATCGCGGGGTTAGAAGCACAAAATACAATGTTAAAACCGTTTTAACGGTTTACATTCTAATTCACATAACGGGTTAATACTTATCAAACGACAAAGAAAATAGATTTTGATCTTTCCAACTTTTCTTTGATTAATGCCTACTCCTTCCGTATTTTTGAAAAGAATCTAAAACGAATATTTGGTAATATTAAATGAAAATCTGTGAAATTCTAAGAGTTGAAAAAATTATTGCGTCATTACAAGGCTCTACAAAAGCCGAAGTAATTGACGAACTCATTAATCTCTTTAAAGATGACGAACGAGTAAGCGACCTCGAAGGATTGCGTAACGCCGTGCATGAAAGAGAAAAAATCATGTCTACCGGCGTTGGTAAAGGATTTGCGATTCCTCATGCAAAAACAAACAGTGTAAATGAGATTATTGCAGCATTCGGTAAACTTGATAAGCCTCTAGACTTTCAAGCGCTTGATGAACAACCGGTTAATATTATTTTTCTTTTAGTCGGAAAAGAAAATATGGTTGGTCCTCATATTAAACTGCTCAGCCGTATCTCCCGTATGATGAATAAAGATGAATTCCGTGAAAGTCTGGCTAATGCTAAAACTTCAGAAGAAATCTATTCGTTATTCGAACAGGAAGAGAAACAATATTTTGAAGCAGTATAAATATGATTAAAGCCGTAACTGGAACCCGCGATACACTTCCAGCCGATATTCCTAAATGGAATTACTTGCAAACGATTGTCGAATCGGTATTCTCAAAATTTAACTACAAAGAAATCCGTACCCCCATTTTTGAAGAGACAACTTTATTCGCCCGTGGAATCGGAGAAGCAACAGATATTGTCGGCAAAGAGATGTATACTTTTGTTGACCGGAGCGGAGATAGCGTTACACTAAGACCTGAAATGACTGCCGGTGTTGTACGGGCATTCATCGAACATTCGTTGGACAAAAAGCAAAATCTTAATAAACTTTTTTACATCGGACCAATGTTCCGCCAGGAACGTCCGCAAGCCGGGCGATTCCGCCAGTTTCATCAATTCGGAGCTGAGGCACTTGGAAGTAACGACCCTCTTCTAGATGCCGAAATGATAATTATGGCTTACGATATTTTTGCCAGCCTCGGGTTGAAACATTTGGTGGTGAAGATCAATTCGCTTGGCGTTCCATCTTCAAGAGAAAGTTATAAAACTATATTAAAAAATTATCTTGAACCGCATTTCGAAAAACTTACTTCTGAAAGTAAAAAAAGATTTGATACAAACATTCTCCGTCTATTCGACAGCAAAGAAGAGAACGACCGTAAGATCATGGAGAACGCACCGCTTTTAATCGAATATCTTGATAATGAAAGTCTTGAACATTTCGAAAAAGTAAAACGGGCTTTGCTGGCTTCGCATATTCCCTTCGAAGTTGATGCCCGTTTAGTGAGGGGACTGGATTATTATACGCATACAACATTTGAAGTTGTTAGCGGAAGTGTTGGTTCTCAGAGCGCATTATGTGGCGGAGGAAGATATAATCTCCTTGTCAAAGAACTTGGAGGAGGAGAAACTCCGGGAATCGGTTTTGCCGCTGGGATAGAAAGAATTTTACTCGCGTGCGAAAATGAAAAATCATTTTCATTAGAAGAAGAAAAACTAGATCTTTTCCTGGTAACAATTGAAAGAGATTTACAGAACTTTGCATATCAAACCGCAGTAGATTTTAGAAGAAAAGGTCTAACAGTTGATCTTGATTATTTGAGCAGAAGTGTAAAAGCTCAGATGCGGGAAGCAAATAGAACCAATGCAAAATATGTTTTGCTTATCGGCGGAGAAGAATTTGCACGTGGTGAGTTAGTTCTAAAAAATATGAGCAATGGTGAACAGAAAATTTTTAATAAAGACGAATCCGAGAAAATCTTTCTTAGTATAAAGGAGAATTGATTGTCTCTAAAAAAACCGGTTAGCATTCCCAAGATACCTAAGACAAGAAAGAAAAAAGCGCATCTTGCGCTATTAGCCGTTCCCACAAAGAAACCGGACAAAATTGAATATCTATGTAAAGCTTATTATGATTATGATGAAACCGAGAGAAAACAATATTGTGTCTTTGCAATTGAAACGATAGTTGAGTTTACAAGTTTTTCGTATGAAGTTTCTGTGGATGTAATCCAGGAAAAAAATGTATTCAATTTTGTGCTGATGGGTCTTAAGGCGAAAACAAATGTAGTACCTCTTGTTCAACCGGCAAGAACGGAATTGCGTTTTCAAGATCTGGTTGGTGATTACATTGTGAATGTTGTAAAACAAGATGGTGCAATCAATACAGGCGAATATCATTTTAATATTTATAAAAAAGAAATTCTTTTAACAAAACATTACAAACCAAAAAAGAAAAACAATCGCCTCTTTTGTCAATTTGAAGTTGCAGAAGAAGAATTTTCTTTTCCCGAAAAATAAAAAGGAATAGAACGCTGATCTTTATGATAACTATGATTAATTGAGATCATAAAAAATCATAAACGATCATAAGAATCCGCGTTCCATTTGATTTATGCAAAAAATCTTTGGTAGAAAACCGGTTCTTGAAGCTCTAAAATCCGATGCGGAGATAGAAGTGATCTATATCGCTTTTGGTCAGCACGGCGATGTAATCAGTCAGATATTTTCCGCTGCGAAGAGTAGAGGAGTAAAGATTACTCAGCTTGCAACACCAAAGTTTGATGCTCTGGAAGACGGACAAAATGCTCAAGGAGTTATTGCTCTCAAGAGTACGCAAAAATATTTTGACCTTAGTGAACTGATCAAAAAATCAAAAGCATCACCATTGCCGCTTTTGCTTCTTCTAGATTCAATTCAGGACACACACAATCTAGGCGCAATATTACGGACAGCCGAATGTGCCGGTGCCGATGGAGTTATTATCACAACAAATCAGAGTGCGCCAATTAATGAAATTGTAGAAAAAATTTCTGCCGGTGCGGTTTCGCATCTTAAAATTTGTAAGGTAAATAATCTTGTCCGAACGATTGAAGATTTGAAAAAAAATGGATTTTGGATCGTCGGAACTCACATCAACGGAGAGAAAAATTACAATCAACTTGATTATAAAATGCCCGTGGCTCTTGTAATGGGAAATGAAGAAAAGGGGATCCGTAAACTCGTTTCTGAAAATTGCGATTTCCTAGTAAAAATCCCTATGAAGGGAAAAATTGGCTCGCTCAATGTTTCCGTTTCAACCGGTATTCTTCTTTTCGAAATAAACCGCCAAAGATTAACTAATTAATGCGATTTTGGAACGATTTTTAACTGAAAATGGTTTTAATTATAATCTTGACTTTATTTTCAAGATAGAATAGTTTTGAACCCGGTAATAAACTGAAAGAAGCAAAATGAATAATATTGAAG is a genomic window containing:
- a CDS encoding PTS sugar transporter subunit IIA, coding for MKICEILRVEKIIASLQGSTKAEVIDELINLFKDDERVSDLEGLRNAVHEREKIMSTGVGKGFAIPHAKTNSVNEIIAAFGKLDKPLDFQALDEQPVNIIFLLVGKENMVGPHIKLLSRISRMMNKDEFRESLANAKTSEEIYSLFEQEEKQYFEAV
- the hisS gene encoding histidine--tRNA ligase; the protein is MIKAVTGTRDTLPADIPKWNYLQTIVESVFSKFNYKEIRTPIFEETTLFARGIGEATDIVGKEMYTFVDRSGDSVTLRPEMTAGVVRAFIEHSLDKKQNLNKLFYIGPMFRQERPQAGRFRQFHQFGAEALGSNDPLLDAEMIIMAYDIFASLGLKHLVVKINSLGVPSSRESYKTILKNYLEPHFEKLTSESKKRFDTNILRLFDSKEENDRKIMENAPLLIEYLDNESLEHFEKVKRALLASHIPFEVDARLVRGLDYYTHTTFEVVSGSVGSQSALCGGGRYNLLVKELGGGETPGIGFAAGIERILLACENEKSFSLEEEKLDLFLVTIERDLQNFAYQTAVDFRRKGLTVDLDYLSRSVKAQMREANRTNAKYVLLIGGEEFARGELVLKNMSNGEQKIFNKDESEKIFLSIKEN
- the rlmB gene encoding 23S rRNA (guanosine(2251)-2'-O)-methyltransferase RlmB, translated to MQKIFGRKPVLEALKSDAEIEVIYIAFGQHGDVISQIFSAAKSRGVKITQLATPKFDALEDGQNAQGVIALKSTQKYFDLSELIKKSKASPLPLLLLLDSIQDTHNLGAILRTAECAGADGVIITTNQSAPINEIVEKISAGAVSHLKICKVNNLVRTIEDLKKNGFWIVGTHINGEKNYNQLDYKMPVALVMGNEEKGIRKLVSENCDFLVKIPMKGKIGSLNVSVSTGILLFEINRQRLTN